In the genome of Eschrichtius robustus isolate mEscRob2 chromosome 12, mEscRob2.pri, whole genome shotgun sequence, one region contains:
- the C12H6orf52 gene encoding putative uncharacterized protein C6orf52 homolog: MAEQESFAGFGIAQQNNYYWYWQRVKADFHSCQGYPFGNWYQRQHRYYPPSGCSCGYGMDGNGPNLYSVRETSGYPVETSLTPKETTALAENQDEDSLEDPNLHLNIEELNKEFMVESEELYDSLMNCHWQPLDTVHSEIPDETPQKQDVH, translated from the exons ATGGCTGAACAAGAGAGTTTTGCAGGTTTCGGCATAGCGCAACAAAATAATTATTACTGGTACTGGCAAAG AGTGAAGGCAGACTTCCATTCCTGCCAGGGTTACCCCTTTGGCAACTGGTACCAGCGGCAGCACAGATATTACCCTCCTTCTGGCTGTAGCTGCGGCTATGGAATGGACGGAAATGGACCCAACCTTTATTCTGTGCGTGAGACCTCCGGATACCCAGTTGAAACTTCGCTTACACCCAAG GAAACCACAGCTCTGGCTGAAAACCAAGATGAAGATTCACTAGAAG ATCCAAATCTTCATTTGAATATTGAGGAGTTAAACAAAGAATTTATGGTGGAAAGTGAAGAACTCTATGACTCTCTCATGAATTGCCACTGGCAGCCTCTGGATACAGTTCACTCTGAAATCCCAGATGAGACCCCCCAAAAGCAAGATGTTCATTAA